From Acidobacteriota bacterium, a single genomic window includes:
- the hrcA gene encoding heat-inducible transcriptional repressor HrcA has translation MAIEALSLNERSRRILATLVREHIDSGEPVASQVLVRRGGFGLSSATIRNVLARLEKLGYVRQPHTSAGRVPTDAGYRIYVDSLLTRPRASRATASVEAQVLERIGGRPDLDTMISAVPHMLSQASHHIAFATTPSAGTAEFQRIEFVSLGAGRVFVIVVARNSQISHKVIELEGEVAAGELEQAANYLNIEFSGMSLAAVRDQVLERMSHDRVLYDRLMARALRLARSTFEGLGHQVSLFVDGTSALVDEVSAPYSGITLAALGVLVRLIEEKHRLVRLLSEYIDTPGLTVIIGAEHSDPNLRQFSLVASTYSDGRDTGSVGLIGPMRMHYAKAISMVDGAAQAVSRVLTVSSGQKTPAGS, from the coding sequence ATGGCCATTGAAGCGCTGTCTCTTAACGAACGCTCCCGCCGCATCCTCGCGACGCTGGTGCGTGAGCACATCGACTCGGGCGAACCGGTCGCCTCGCAGGTGCTCGTGCGTCGAGGCGGTTTCGGCCTGTCGTCGGCGACGATTCGCAACGTCCTCGCACGGCTCGAGAAGCTGGGCTATGTCCGGCAACCCCACACGTCGGCGGGCCGCGTGCCCACCGACGCCGGCTACCGCATCTATGTGGACAGCCTGCTGACGCGCCCCCGTGCCTCGCGGGCGACGGCATCGGTCGAGGCGCAGGTCCTCGAGCGGATTGGCGGCAGACCGGACCTCGACACGATGATCTCGGCTGTGCCGCACATGCTCTCGCAGGCCTCGCATCACATCGCATTCGCCACGACGCCGTCTGCCGGCACGGCGGAGTTCCAGCGCATTGAGTTCGTGTCGCTCGGCGCTGGTCGCGTGTTCGTTATCGTCGTTGCGCGCAATTCCCAGATTAGCCACAAGGTCATCGAACTCGAAGGCGAAGTGGCGGCCGGCGAACTCGAGCAGGCGGCCAACTACCTGAACATCGAGTTCTCCGGCATGTCGCTGGCGGCGGTCCGTGACCAGGTCCTGGAGCGCATGTCGCACGATCGCGTCCTCTACGACCGGCTGATGGCGCGGGCGTTGCGGCTGGCGCGTTCGACGTTTGAAGGGCTGGGGCATCAGGTCTCGCTCTTTGTCGACGGCACGTCAGCCCTGGTCGACGAAGTGTCGGCCCCGTACAGCGGCATTACCCTCGCGGCGCTGGGCGTGCTGGTCCGCCTGATCGAAGAAAAACATCGCCTCGTTCGGCTGCTGAGCGAGTACATCGACACGCCTGGCCTCACCGTCATCATCGGCGCTGAACACTCGGACCCGAACCTGCGTCAGTTCAGCCTGGTCGCGTCCACGTATTCGGATGGACGGGATACCGGGTCGGTCGGCCTGATCGGTCCCATGCGCATGCACTACGCCAAGGCCATCTCGATGGTGGACGGCGCGGCGCAGGCGGTCTCCCGTGTGCTGACCGTCTCCTCAGGCCAGAAGACCCCGGCAGGTTCGTAG
- the dnaJ gene encoding molecular chaperone DnaJ, translating into MSKRDYYKVLGVERTASEQELKSAYRKLALQFHPDRNPGDKTAEEKFKEAAEAYAVLADRDKRSAYDRFGHSVVGGATGGGFDPSVFQGFEDIFGGLGDIFGFGDIFGGGRRRSGPQRGSDLRYDLEISFEEAARGVETTIQIPRLEQCESCRGSGAAAGSAPTRCPQCQGRGQLRYQQGFFVVSRTCGQCNGSGSVIANPCSSCRGTGHLTRDRKLTVKIPAGISSGQRLRLYSEGESGAMGGPAGDLYVVVQVQEHEFFRREGDDLYCEVAVNFSTLALGGEIAVPTVDGEESLRIPDGTDAGTVFRIRGKGVPSVSGRGRGDLNVLVQAKTPKKLTKEQKSALQHLAKVLPPDKVEIRKPGQESDDRSVFGRVKDLFS; encoded by the coding sequence GTGAGCAAGCGCGACTACTACAAAGTACTCGGTGTCGAGCGGACGGCGTCCGAACAGGAACTCAAGAGCGCGTACCGCAAGCTCGCGTTGCAGTTCCATCCGGATCGCAACCCGGGCGACAAAACCGCCGAGGAGAAGTTCAAGGAAGCCGCCGAGGCCTACGCGGTGCTCGCGGATCGGGACAAGCGGTCCGCCTACGATCGTTTCGGCCACTCGGTCGTTGGAGGCGCGACCGGCGGCGGGTTCGATCCGTCGGTGTTCCAGGGCTTCGAAGACATCTTCGGGGGGTTGGGCGACATCTTCGGATTCGGCGACATATTTGGCGGCGGCCGCCGCCGCAGTGGTCCGCAGCGCGGATCGGACCTGCGCTACGACCTCGAGATCAGCTTCGAAGAGGCGGCGCGAGGCGTCGAGACTACGATCCAAATTCCCCGGCTCGAACAGTGCGAGAGTTGCCGGGGATCGGGAGCCGCGGCGGGCAGCGCCCCGACACGCTGTCCACAATGCCAGGGCCGCGGGCAGCTTCGCTACCAGCAGGGCTTCTTCGTCGTCTCCCGGACGTGCGGGCAATGCAACGGGTCGGGGTCCGTCATCGCGAACCCGTGCAGTTCGTGCCGAGGGACCGGGCATCTCACCAGGGACCGCAAGCTGACGGTCAAGATTCCGGCAGGCATCTCGAGCGGTCAGCGCCTCCGCCTCTACAGCGAGGGCGAATCGGGGGCCATGGGCGGTCCCGCTGGCGATCTCTACGTCGTCGTGCAGGTCCAGGAGCACGAGTTCTTCAGGCGGGAGGGCGACGACCTCTACTGCGAGGTGGCCGTCAATTTCTCCACGCTCGCGCTCGGCGGCGAAATCGCGGTCCCGACCGTGGACGGTGAAGAATCGCTCCGAATCCCGGACGGCACCGACGCCGGCACCGTCTTCCGCATCCGAGGCAAGGGCGTGCCGAGTGTCAGCGGCCGGGGTCGCGGCGATCTCAACGTGCTCGTCCAGGCCAAGACGCCGAAGAAGCTGACCAAGGAACAGAAATCGGCGTTGCAACATCTCGCGAAAGTCCTGCCGCCCGACAAGGTCGAAATTCGCAAGCCGGGACAGGAATCGGACGACCGTAGCGTATTCGGTCGCGTCAAGGATCTGTTCAGTTGA
- the grpE gene encoding nucleotide exchange factor GrpE, producing the protein MREHDKAGASPDGAPTAPTVNSDQDAVAGSETPTREQTLEQERDQYYDLLLRKSAEFDNYRRRVERERREQADRTVINLLLEMLPIVDDLERALRAEAIGEQAEAYRMGVDLIYRQMLELLKRRGVTPFDALGQDFDPNLHQAVVSEDAPDRRDGEVVDQFSRGYMIGERLLRPAMVKVARA; encoded by the coding sequence ATGAGAGAACACGATAAGGCTGGCGCGTCGCCTGACGGCGCGCCCACTGCACCGACGGTGAACTCCGACCAGGACGCCGTCGCGGGCAGCGAGACACCAACCCGGGAACAGACGCTCGAACAGGAACGCGACCAGTACTACGACCTGCTCCTGCGCAAGTCGGCGGAGTTCGACAACTACCGCAGGCGGGTCGAGCGCGAACGCCGTGAGCAGGCAGACCGGACCGTCATCAATCTGCTGCTGGAGATGCTGCCGATCGTCGACGACCTCGAGCGCGCGCTGAGGGCCGAGGCGATTGGCGAACAGGCCGAGGCGTACCGCATGGGCGTCGATCTCATTTACCGACAGATGCTGGAGTTGTTGAAGCGACGCGGCGTCACGCCGTTCGACGCCCTCGGCCAGGATTTCGATCCGAACCTGCATCAGGCCGTCGTCTCCGAGGACGCGCCGGACCGGCGCGATGGCGAAGTCGTCGATCAATTCAGCCGCGGCTACATGATCGGCGAACGCCTGCTTCGACCAGCGATGGTCAAGGTGGCGCGGGCGTGA
- a CDS encoding XdhC/CoxI family protein, whose protein sequence is MQEAVFSAVVRALERGEAAALVTIIATRGSTPQRVGAKMLVWDDGHSVGTIGGGCYENDAAGKAREIIRTRKAQVVRYDLTDDVAEEHGLICGGQMEVFIEPLDPSPHVYLIGAGHVSQHLAAVAHDVGFRVHVVDDRSKFANTARFPDAVEVVVEPIPEWLTRTELSPAAFVVVVTRGHTHDLTAMQALAGRPFRYVGMIGSRAKTVRIREALAQSGVAPAWLDTVRAPIGLRIGAVTPEEIAVSIVAELVAVRRGAIDQPDTSSLSMKLVRTGA, encoded by the coding sequence GTGCAGGAAGCCGTGTTTTCCGCCGTGGTCCGCGCACTCGAGCGTGGCGAAGCCGCGGCGCTCGTCACCATCATCGCCACTCGCGGATCCACGCCCCAGCGCGTCGGCGCGAAAATGCTCGTCTGGGACGACGGGCACAGCGTTGGCACCATTGGCGGCGGATGCTATGAGAACGACGCGGCCGGCAAGGCCCGCGAAATTATCCGCACGCGAAAGGCGCAGGTGGTCCGCTACGACCTGACCGATGATGTGGCCGAAGAACACGGGCTCATCTGCGGAGGGCAGATGGAGGTCTTTATCGAACCGCTCGATCCATCCCCGCACGTGTACCTGATCGGCGCGGGGCACGTCAGCCAACATCTAGCGGCTGTCGCGCACGATGTCGGCTTCCGCGTCCATGTCGTCGACGATCGGAGCAAGTTCGCCAACACGGCCCGGTTCCCGGACGCCGTCGAGGTCGTCGTCGAACCGATTCCCGAGTGGCTGACGCGAACCGAATTGTCGCCGGCGGCGTTCGTCGTCGTCGTCACGCGCGGACACACGCACGATTTAACCGCCATGCAGGCGTTGGCCGGCCGGCCGTTCCGTTATGTCGGGATGATTGGCAGCCGCGCCAAGACCGTGCGCATCAGGGAGGCCCTGGCGCAGTCGGGTGTGGCCCCTGCGTGGCTCGATACGGTCCGCGCCCCGATAGGCCTGCGTATCGGCGCCGTCACTCCCGAGGAGATTGCTGTCAGCATCGTCGCTGAACTGGTGGCTGTCCGGCGTGGCGCGATCGACCAGCCCGACACCTCGTCATTGTCCATGAAACTGGTCCGCACAGGAGCGTAG
- a CDS encoding 5'-deoxyadenosine deaminase produces the protein MSSILVRGGTILTMNDTVDVVSGDVSVRDGRIAAVGSGIQEPHDTTIDASGSLVLPGFVQTHLHLCQTLFRGFADDLALIDWLRLRVWPMEAAHTPASLRASTRLAACELLSTGTTTALTMETVHDTDVVFEAVAATGLRATIGKCMMDADAQVPKRLLENTQSSIDESLDIQRRWNGQANGRLRAAFAPRFAVSCSQGLLEAVASLSEHQKTLVHTHASEQQAEIAIVERLTGRRNLEYFADIGLTSPRLCLAHCIWVDEHEQALMAEYDVKVLHCPGSNLKLGSGLAPIAELLARGICVSLGADGAACNNRLDMFEEMRLAAVMQAMRKGPGALPARDVVWMATRGGAQALGLQADIGSIEVGKRADLIVVDVSRPHTTPGPDPYSTLTYAARGTDVRATIVDGQVLVRDFAPVHLDPAEIAAEARTEARALAARAGI, from the coding sequence GTGTCGAGCATCCTGGTCCGCGGCGGCACCATCCTGACCATGAACGACACCGTGGACGTCGTCAGTGGTGACGTGTCGGTGCGCGACGGCCGGATTGCCGCGGTCGGCAGCGGGATTCAAGAGCCGCACGACACCACGATTGATGCATCAGGTTCGCTCGTGCTGCCCGGTTTCGTGCAGACGCACCTGCACCTGTGCCAGACGCTGTTCCGCGGATTCGCGGACGATCTCGCGCTGATCGACTGGCTGCGCCTGCGCGTGTGGCCGATGGAGGCCGCCCACACTCCCGCGTCGCTGCGAGCCTCGACCCGACTGGCTGCCTGCGAGCTGTTGTCGACCGGCACGACGACGGCGCTGACGATGGAAACCGTCCATGACACCGATGTGGTGTTCGAGGCCGTGGCGGCCACGGGCCTGCGGGCGACGATCGGCAAGTGCATGATGGACGCCGACGCGCAGGTACCGAAGCGACTACTCGAGAACACGCAGTCGTCGATTGACGAGAGCCTGGATATTCAGCGGCGATGGAACGGCCAGGCCAACGGCCGGCTCAGGGCGGCCTTCGCTCCCCGCTTCGCCGTGTCCTGCTCGCAAGGATTGCTCGAAGCCGTGGCGTCGTTGTCGGAACACCAGAAGACCCTGGTGCATACCCACGCTTCCGAGCAGCAGGCGGAAATTGCCATCGTCGAGCGGCTCACGGGCCGCCGCAACCTGGAGTACTTCGCGGATATCGGTCTCACCTCCCCGCGACTGTGCCTCGCGCATTGCATCTGGGTCGATGAGCACGAGCAGGCGCTGATGGCCGAATACGACGTGAAAGTGCTCCATTGCCCGGGTTCGAATCTGAAACTGGGCAGCGGCCTGGCCCCGATTGCCGAACTTCTGGCCCGCGGCATCTGCGTGTCGCTCGGCGCTGATGGCGCCGCGTGCAACAACCGCCTCGACATGTTCGAAGAGATGCGCCTCGCGGCCGTGATGCAGGCGATGCGGAAGGGGCCGGGTGCCTTGCCAGCCCGTGACGTGGTCTGGATGGCCACGCGGGGAGGCGCCCAGGCATTGGGACTGCAGGCTGATATCGGGTCCATCGAGGTCGGCAAACGAGCCGATCTGATCGTGGTGGACGTGAGCCGACCGCACACCACGCCCGGGCCCGATCCATACTCCACGCTGACCTACGCGGCACGGGGGACCGACGTCCGCGCCACCATCGTGGATGGCCAGGTTCTGGTGCGCGACTTCGCTCCGGTGCACCTCGATCCCGCCGAGATTGCCGCAGAGGCCAGAACCGAGGCCAGAGCCCTTGCGGCACGGGCCGGAATCTGA
- a CDS encoding PBP1A family penicillin-binding protein — protein sequence MTKRLKKPTAPKRRTRRVKLWIALILGIPLAVALAVTGYYYVTFARMIDERLHGERVRTIPHVFARPFEIRRGQWLSAQQIVDRLNDLDYAERAKAEKPGEFARIDNLLTLLPRGGDQPGRAIRITFRPLGPRDPGPIGPDGKPVPTTVIEKIDVVGARPIDAVRLEQPLMTALVTANREKRRRVSLSLIPRMMVQAVLAIEDRRFYEHPGIDPIRIVGAIITNIRGNKPYLVGGSTLTQQLIKNFFLTPEKSWRRKFQEQFLAMVLETRASKDEILELYLNDVYLGQRGSFGIHGVPEAARLFFGKDVTNLSLAEAATIAGVIQAPFTHSPFSSTTRARDRRNVVLQAMADAGYVSTAAAERAGREPVQVVAHALDTEAPYFIDLLGQVLADQYPGLLASTQPVEIYTTLDINQQRIAQDAVHAGMVQIDEQLSRRKIKTRAQVALIAIDPRTGDILALVGGRSYSQSQFNRALAAKRQPGSVFKPFVYLAAFENAAAEGRTDLTPATVVEDEKTTFTFEGKEWTPGNYEDAYDGSITLRRALAHSRNVATVKVAQMTGYDKIAKLWKQFGSSTAPKPYPSIALGVFEATPFEVATAYTIFPNYGELRPLRALSRIVNGGKDLPVVTPPVRRITRRDATFLVTNMMRSVLNEGTGASARNYGFSRDAAGKTGTTNDLRDAWFVGFTPELLTAVWVGFDDNQPLGLSGAIAALPIWTRFMMGALAGRPSTSFAVPGGITFVDIDRDTGKIAQPACPRVFAEGFLIGAEPAEICTLHKF from the coding sequence GTGACCAAACGACTCAAGAAGCCGACCGCACCGAAGCGACGCACGCGGCGTGTCAAGCTGTGGATTGCGCTCATCCTCGGGATTCCTCTCGCGGTGGCGCTTGCCGTCACGGGCTACTACTACGTGACGTTTGCGCGGATGATCGATGAGCGGCTCCACGGCGAACGCGTGCGAACGATCCCCCACGTCTTCGCGAGGCCCTTCGAGATCCGGCGGGGCCAATGGCTCTCGGCGCAGCAGATCGTGGACCGGCTCAACGACCTCGACTATGCGGAACGCGCGAAAGCCGAGAAGCCCGGCGAGTTCGCACGCATCGACAACCTGCTAACCCTGCTTCCGCGGGGAGGCGACCAGCCCGGCCGCGCCATCCGCATCACGTTCAGGCCGCTTGGCCCTCGAGACCCGGGACCGATTGGGCCCGACGGCAAGCCCGTGCCGACAACGGTGATCGAGAAGATTGACGTGGTGGGCGCACGCCCCATTGACGCCGTCCGGCTCGAGCAGCCGCTGATGACCGCGCTCGTCACGGCCAACCGCGAGAAGCGGCGGCGCGTCTCGTTGTCGCTGATTCCCAGGATGATGGTCCAGGCCGTCCTCGCGATCGAGGACCGCCGGTTCTACGAGCATCCCGGGATTGATCCGATCCGTATTGTCGGCGCCATCATCACCAACATCCGCGGGAATAAACCGTACCTGGTGGGCGGCAGTACGCTCACGCAGCAACTGATCAAGAACTTCTTCCTGACGCCCGAAAAGTCCTGGCGCCGCAAATTCCAGGAGCAGTTTCTCGCGATGGTGCTCGAGACGCGCGCATCGAAAGACGAGATCCTCGAGCTCTATCTGAATGACGTGTACCTCGGGCAACGGGGGTCGTTCGGCATCCACGGTGTGCCCGAAGCCGCGCGGCTGTTTTTCGGCAAGGACGTGACGAACCTGTCGCTGGCCGAGGCGGCCACCATCGCGGGCGTCATTCAGGCGCCCTTCACGCACTCGCCGTTCTCCTCGACGACGCGGGCGCGGGACCGCCGCAACGTCGTCCTCCAGGCGATGGCCGACGCCGGCTACGTGAGCACGGCTGCGGCCGAGCGCGCTGGACGAGAGCCGGTACAGGTCGTGGCCCATGCGCTCGACACCGAAGCCCCGTACTTCATCGACCTGCTCGGTCAGGTGCTCGCCGATCAGTATCCCGGGCTGCTGGCCAGCACCCAGCCGGTGGAGATCTACACGACGCTCGACATCAACCAGCAGCGTATTGCCCAGGACGCGGTTCACGCGGGCATGGTGCAGATCGACGAGCAGTTGAGCCGCCGCAAGATCAAGACGCGTGCGCAGGTGGCGCTGATCGCCATCGATCCGCGGACGGGCGACATCCTGGCGCTGGTCGGCGGACGGTCGTACAGCCAGTCCCAGTTCAACCGCGCGCTGGCGGCCAAACGTCAGCCGGGGTCGGTTTTCAAGCCGTTCGTCTACCTGGCCGCCTTCGAAAATGCCGCCGCCGAGGGCCGGACCGACCTCACGCCGGCGACGGTTGTCGAGGACGAGAAGACCACGTTCACCTTCGAGGGCAAGGAGTGGACGCCCGGCAACTACGAAGATGCGTACGACGGCTCCATCACGCTGCGGCGCGCGCTGGCCCATTCACGCAATGTCGCCACCGTCAAGGTGGCCCAGATGACCGGCTACGACAAGATCGCGAAGCTCTGGAAGCAGTTCGGATCGAGCACGGCGCCGAAGCCGTATCCGTCCATCGCGCTCGGCGTCTTCGAAGCCACACCGTTCGAAGTGGCGACGGCGTACACTATCTTTCCCAATTACGGCGAGCTTCGGCCTCTCCGCGCACTCAGCCGCATCGTCAATGGCGGGAAAGACCTGCCGGTGGTCACGCCGCCAGTCAGGCGCATCACCCGGCGAGACGCGACATTCTTGGTCACCAACATGATGCGCAGCGTGCTCAACGAGGGCACCGGCGCCAGTGCACGCAATTACGGCTTCTCGCGGGACGCGGCGGGCAAGACGGGCACCACCAACGATCTGCGTGACGCCTGGTTCGTGGGGTTCACGCCTGAACTGCTGACGGCGGTGTGGGTGGGGTTCGACGACAACCAGCCGCTCGGATTGAGCGGCGCGATCGCCGCGCTCCCGATCTGGACGCGCTTCATGATGGGCGCGCTCGCCGGGCGTCCCAGCACCTCGTTCGCCGTGCCGGGTGGCATCACGTTCGTGGACATCGACCGTGACACCGGCAAGATCGCCCAGCCGGCCTGCCCCCGTGTGTTCGCCGAAGGATTCCTCATCGGCGCCGAACCGGCCGAGATCTGCACGCTGCACAAGTTCTAG
- the bshC gene encoding bacillithiol biosynthesis cysteine-adding enzyme BshC, whose translation MTPLPDSVSSGVVGQAVSLRRYPGIRRLAADYSDGADRLLEFYAGHPTDARAWRQVIERAQAHPRERVGLCDALMRQLQRRAAPPEARAAVERLRDPDSVVVVTGQQAGLFGGPLYTLLKAITALKLAARIRQDFRVPTEAVFWIDSEDHDWNEVNGCEVLDTDLQPTTISLPNPAGAGELPVARVMLDANVSACVDRLAEILPPTEFTGSLLTKIRSAYRQGYGMSEAFGRWLEFVLGEFGLIVYDAADPATKPLVGRIFAREAAFAGRTAELAAEAGQRLVALGYHAQVLPTPGHVSMFHLDGGRHPIGLDDGRFVVDGHAVDLTTLAALASSTPAAFSPNVLLRPIVQDALFPTIAYVAGPNELAYLGQLKAVYADFGVPMPLMYPRASATLLDSAGVRFLAKYSVPLEDLHARDESTLNRLLESQLPPAVDQALQDADSTIEQRMQVLIEALPTLDPTLEGAARSVAGRLRHELQGLHTKIIHAAKKRNETLRRQFGRTQAQAFPAGHAQERSTGFVYFLNRYGPALIDRLMSDLPIDPGSHWILTI comes from the coding sequence GTGACCCCACTTCCCGATTCCGTATCATCCGGCGTCGTTGGTCAGGCGGTAAGTCTACGCCGCTACCCGGGTATCCGCCGCCTTGCGGCCGACTATTCGGATGGCGCTGATCGCCTGCTCGAGTTCTACGCCGGGCACCCGACCGACGCGCGTGCGTGGCGACAGGTGATCGAGCGTGCCCAGGCGCATCCCCGGGAGCGGGTCGGCCTCTGTGACGCGCTGATGCGGCAACTGCAGCGTCGCGCCGCGCCCCCCGAAGCGCGGGCGGCGGTCGAACGGCTCCGCGATCCCGACTCGGTGGTCGTCGTCACCGGCCAGCAGGCGGGATTGTTTGGTGGGCCACTCTATACCCTGCTCAAGGCCATCACCGCGCTGAAACTTGCCGCGCGCATCCGGCAGGACTTCCGGGTTCCCACCGAGGCCGTGTTCTGGATTGATTCGGAGGATCACGATTGGAACGAGGTCAACGGCTGCGAGGTGCTCGATACCGATCTGCAGCCCACGACCATCAGCTTGCCCAATCCGGCGGGCGCGGGCGAACTGCCGGTGGCCAGGGTGATGCTGGACGCCAATGTCTCAGCCTGCGTCGACCGGTTGGCAGAAATCCTCCCGCCCACGGAATTTACCGGCAGCCTCCTCACTAAGATCCGCAGCGCGTACCGGCAGGGGTACGGGATGTCCGAGGCGTTCGGCCGATGGCTGGAATTCGTCCTCGGCGAGTTTGGCCTGATTGTCTACGACGCCGCCGACCCGGCAACCAAGCCGCTGGTCGGCCGCATTTTTGCGCGCGAAGCCGCGTTCGCTGGCCGCACCGCCGAGTTGGCCGCGGAGGCCGGCCAGCGCCTGGTGGCGCTCGGGTATCACGCCCAGGTGCTGCCTACGCCAGGCCACGTGTCGATGTTCCATCTCGATGGCGGTCGTCACCCGATCGGACTCGACGATGGCCGGTTTGTGGTGGACGGGCACGCGGTTGATCTGACGACGCTGGCGGCGCTTGCCTCGTCTACCCCGGCGGCGTTTAGCCCAAATGTGCTGCTCCGTCCGATTGTGCAGGATGCGCTCTTCCCGACGATCGCCTACGTGGCCGGGCCCAACGAACTGGCGTATCTCGGGCAGCTCAAGGCCGTGTACGCCGACTTCGGCGTACCCATGCCCCTGATGTACCCGCGCGCGTCGGCCACGCTGCTTGATTCGGCCGGCGTGCGCTTTCTGGCGAAGTACAGCGTGCCTCTTGAAGATCTGCACGCGCGGGACGAAAGCACGCTCAATCGCCTTCTCGAATCGCAATTGCCGCCCGCTGTCGACCAGGCGCTCCAGGATGCCGACTCGACCATCGAGCAGCGCATGCAGGTGCTGATCGAGGCACTGCCGACGCTGGATCCGACGCTGGAGGGCGCGGCCCGATCGGTGGCCGGCCGCCTCCGCCATGAACTCCAGGGGTTGCATACCAAGATCATCCACGCCGCCAAGAAACGCAACGAAACGCTCCGCCGACAGTTCGGGCGCACGCAGGCGCAGGCGTTCCCTGCCGGACACGCCCAGGAGCGGTCGACGGGGTTCGTGTATTTCCTGAACCGTTACGGGCCGGCCCTGATCGATCGGTTGATGAGCGACCTGCCGATCGATCCAGGCTCGCACTGGATTCTGACAATCTAA
- a CDS encoding 50S ribosomal protein L11 methyltransferase, with protein sequence MRSWPALTLTFPAHEAAADRLHTGPAVAARESFVPLQDQVSAFLDGLDAVAAPESFLPLQDQVSASLDGFDIVAIEEYSDDIWRVCFRDSAVRDQVAGALNTLVGAGLRIDEVDVPDEDWARRSQAAIQAIRVGGVVVAPPWDRAASAPAPDTITIVIEPGMGFGSGHHATTRLCLQALQRVKVRGQAVLDIGTGSGVLAIASALLGASSVLAVDVDPDALNSARTNAGLNGHPVALAFRQTDFRAERLPQADVVLANLTGAMLASSVDEVLTLCRTGGVAILSGITVEEATGVVGAFASRVAIEWQAEEDGWIGLIVAPVAVGCKRLLARGVRVVDRI encoded by the coding sequence ATGCGATCCTGGCCGGCGCTGACCCTGACGTTCCCGGCGCACGAGGCGGCTGCCGATCGACTCCACACCGGCCCGGCGGTTGCCGCTCGTGAATCGTTCGTCCCATTACAGGACCAGGTTTCGGCCTTCCTCGACGGACTCGACGCGGTTGCCGCTCCCGAGTCGTTCCTCCCATTGCAGGACCAGGTCTCGGCCTCCCTCGACGGTTTCGACATCGTCGCCATCGAGGAGTACTCGGACGACATCTGGCGCGTGTGTTTCCGAGACTCGGCCGTACGCGACCAGGTCGCCGGCGCACTGAACACTCTGGTCGGGGCGGGTCTGCGCATCGATGAAGTCGACGTCCCGGACGAAGACTGGGCCCGTCGAAGTCAGGCTGCGATTCAGGCAATCCGGGTAGGCGGCGTGGTCGTTGCACCACCGTGGGACCGTGCGGCCAGTGCACCCGCGCCGGACACCATCACCATCGTCATCGAGCCTGGCATGGGATTCGGCAGCGGTCACCACGCGACCACGAGGTTATGCCTGCAGGCCCTGCAACGGGTGAAGGTGCGTGGGCAAGCGGTGCTCGACATTGGTACGGGTTCCGGTGTGCTCGCCATCGCGTCGGCCCTGCTCGGAGCGTCATCCGTGCTGGCGGTCGACGTCGATCCTGATGCGCTGAACTCGGCGCGCACGAACGCCGGTCTCAACGGCCATCCCGTGGCGCTTGCCTTCCGTCAGACCGATTTCCGAGCCGAACGACTGCCGCAGGCAGACGTCGTACTGGCCAACCTCACGGGTGCGATGCTGGCTTCCTCTGTCGATGAGGTATTGACACTCTGCCGGACGGGTGGCGTTGCGATCTTGAGCGGCATCACCGTTGAGGAAGCGACGGGAGTCGTCGGGGCGTTCGCCAGCCGTGTGGCCATCGAGTGGCAGGCCGAAGAAGACGGCTGGATTGGCCTCATTGTGGCGCCAGTCGCCGTCGGCTGCAAGCGCTTGCTAGCCCGCGGTGTCCGAGTCGTCGACCGAATCTGA